In one window of Streptomyces sp. NBC_01224 DNA:
- a CDS encoding S8 family peptidase: protein MAIHKRARRIKLTAAITAVAAAAGVSLLGTSLAGAAPAPAMGTVYGADAATAVPGSYIVMLDQKADKAKLAKEYGGKLKRNYNSAINGFSASGLSLTEAKRLAADPAVSKVVQNKKFHIDATQDNPPSWGLDRIDQAETAGDNAYTYPDSAGEGVTAYVIDTGVRTTHNEFEGRAASGYDAVDNDDSADDGNGHGTHVAGTIAGATYGVAKKAKIVAVRVLDDSGSGTTEQVVAGIDWVTANHEGPSVANMSLGGGADEALDAAVQKAIASGVTFAVAAGNESTDASESSPARVPEAITVASSTVDDEQSSFSNYGSIVDIYAPGSDITSSWNDSDDDSNTISGTSMATPHVVGAAAVYLSGHPDATPAEVATALTDGATADAISNATGGTPNKLLKVVE from the coding sequence ATGGCAATTCACAAGCGCGCACGTCGGATCAAGCTGACCGCGGCGATAACCGCAGTGGCCGCGGCGGCCGGAGTCAGCCTGCTGGGCACCTCCCTCGCCGGAGCCGCGCCGGCTCCCGCGATGGGCACCGTCTACGGTGCCGACGCGGCGACCGCCGTCCCGGGCAGCTACATCGTGATGCTGGACCAGAAGGCCGACAAGGCGAAGCTCGCCAAGGAGTACGGCGGCAAGCTCAAGCGGAACTACAACTCCGCCATCAACGGCTTCTCCGCCAGCGGTCTTTCACTGACCGAGGCCAAGCGTCTGGCGGCCGACCCGGCCGTCTCCAAGGTCGTCCAGAACAAGAAGTTCCACATCGACGCCACCCAGGACAACCCGCCGTCCTGGGGGCTGGACCGCATCGACCAGGCCGAGACGGCCGGCGACAACGCGTACACCTACCCGGACAGCGCGGGCGAGGGCGTCACCGCATACGTCATCGACACCGGTGTCCGTACCACGCACAACGAGTTCGAGGGCCGGGCCGCCTCGGGCTACGACGCCGTCGACAACGACGACAGCGCCGACGACGGCAACGGCCACGGCACCCACGTTGCGGGCACCATCGCCGGTGCGACCTACGGGGTCGCCAAGAAGGCGAAGATCGTCGCCGTCCGGGTCCTCGACGACTCCGGCTCGGGCACCACCGAGCAGGTCGTCGCGGGCATCGACTGGGTCACCGCCAACCACGAGGGCCCCTCGGTCGCCAATATGAGCCTCGGCGGCGGCGCGGACGAGGCGCTCGACGCCGCGGTCCAGAAGGCCATCGCCTCCGGAGTCACCTTCGCGGTGGCCGCCGGAAACGAGTCCACCGACGCGAGCGAGAGCTCCCCGGCCCGCGTCCCGGAGGCCATCACGGTCGCCTCGTCCACGGTGGACGACGAACAGTCGTCGTTCTCCAACTACGGCTCGATCGTGGACATCTACGCCCCCGGATCCGACATCACCTCGTCCTGGAACGACAGCGACGACGACTCCAACACCATCTCCGGTACGTCCATGGCGACCCCGCACGTCGTCGGTGCCGCCGCCGTCTACCTCTCCGGACACCCGGACGCCACCCCGGCGGAGGTCGCCACGGCGCTGACCGATGGAGCCACCGCCGACGCGATCTCCAATGCGACCGGGGGCACGCCGAACAAGCTGCTGAAGGTCGTTGAGTAA
- a CDS encoding DUF1697 domain-containing protein, with the protein MTMYAALLRGINVSGHKKVPMAELRTLLTELGHGDVRTHLQSGNAVFSSASDDENALAAELERAIEKRFGFPVPCLVRDGGYLAAVAAACPFPAAELEGKQLHITYYGQPVDADRFAGIDPAAFLPEEFRLGDRALYLYAPDGLGRSRLADALSRPSLTKGVIATSRNWNTVVKLVEMTAPTGTAIDGVRT; encoded by the coding sequence ATGACGATGTACGCGGCGCTGTTGCGCGGGATCAATGTGAGCGGCCACAAGAAGGTTCCGATGGCCGAACTCCGCACGCTGCTCACCGAACTCGGCCACGGGGACGTCCGTACCCACCTGCAGAGCGGCAACGCCGTCTTCAGCAGCGCGTCGGACGACGAGAACGCACTCGCCGCCGAGTTGGAGCGGGCCATCGAGAAGCGGTTCGGCTTCCCCGTCCCCTGCCTGGTCCGGGACGGCGGCTACCTCGCCGCAGTTGCCGCGGCCTGCCCGTTCCCGGCCGCCGAACTCGAAGGCAAGCAGCTGCACATCACCTACTACGGGCAGCCGGTCGACGCCGACCGCTTCGCCGGGATCGACCCGGCGGCCTTCCTTCCCGAGGAGTTCCGGCTCGGCGACCGCGCGCTCTACCTCTACGCCCCCGACGGACTGGGCCGTTCCAGACTCGCCGATGCCCTGTCCCGGCCGTCCCTCACCAAAGGCGTCATCGCCACCTCGCGCAACTGGAACACCGTGGTCAAGCTGGTGGAGATGACCGCGCCGACGGGTACCGCAATCGACGGAGTACGCACGTGA
- a CDS encoding nuclear transport factor 2 family protein, with the protein MSEPSPGVAAAVEGELRLLDPVVRACAELLSQVLHPEYREIDSAGRVWDRDTMIASLTAENAPRPGPLTASRMCGVQVDDECVHLTYDTETKGHLAHRSSLWRLTGAGWVLYFHQATPFGDTANAGPDADG; encoded by the coding sequence GTGAGCGAACCGTCCCCCGGCGTGGCCGCAGCGGTGGAGGGCGAGCTCCGCCTCCTCGACCCGGTGGTACGCGCCTGTGCCGAACTCCTCTCCCAGGTGCTGCACCCCGAGTACCGCGAGATCGATTCCGCAGGCCGGGTCTGGGACCGTGACACGATGATCGCCTCGCTCACCGCCGAGAACGCCCCGCGCCCCGGCCCGCTCACCGCGTCCCGGATGTGCGGAGTCCAGGTGGACGACGAATGCGTCCACCTCACCTACGACACCGAGACGAAGGGGCACCTCGCTCACCGAAGTTCGCTGTGGCGGCTGACCGGCGCGGGCTGGGTGCTCTACTTCCACCAGGCCACGCCGTTCGGCGACACCGCGAACGCCGGTCCGGACGCCGACGGATGA